The Longimicrobiaceae bacterium genome segment TCTGATCGAGTCGACGCTCCCGCAGCCCAAGGGGCCGTTCACCGACGCCGAGGCGCTGGAACTGCTCATGGCGTACCGCAAGGACCCCTCTAACGTGCCCTGCCCGCGCTGCGGCCCGGAGCAGATCGAGGTGCTCGCCTTCATCGAGCCGGAGATCGACCCCAACGGGTTCGCCTCCGTGACGGATCCGGAAGGGGAGTACGCGGCGGCGCTCTACTGCCACACCTGCTCCCGCGCGGTGGGGATCCTGGCCGGCGCCACCCACGACTCGGAGATGTGACCCGGGCGCGGATGCGGCTCGCGGTCTGCACGTCGGTAGCAACAGCGAAGGGGAGCGGCCGGGCCGCTCCCCTCGCGCTTTCTGGTCGGCGGGGCGGCGCGCCCCCGCCTACTCCGCCGCAATCGGGCCCTCCACGCCCAGCGCCACCCCGCGGGGCACCGTCGCCGCGGAATCCGCGGGGCGGAGGAACTCGTAGGTCCGCGCGGCCGCGAGCATCCCGGTGACCGGCGCCACCCAGTAGATCCAGTGCCCGGCCCAGATCCAGCCCGCCACCGCCGGCCCCAGCGAGCGGGCCGGGTTCATGGAGGCGCCGGTGAGGGGTCCGCCCATCATGGCGCAGAAGCCCACCGTGAGCCCCACTGCGATCCCGGCGAAGCCCGGAGCCACCCGCGCGTCCGTGGCGACCGCCATGATGACCAGCATCAGCACGAACGAGAGGAGCCACTCCACCCCGAGCGAGCCTCCCACCCCTACCGCCGGGAGCGTCGCGCCGAACATCCCGGCCGGGCCCAGCACCGCTCCCAGCGCCAGCGAGGCGGCCACGGCGCCGGCGCACTGCGCCAGGACGTACGGGACGACCTCGCGGGCGGGGAAGCGCCCGACCGACCAGAAGGCGAGCGTGACTGCTGGGTTGATGTGCGCCCCGGAGATGTGCCCCAGCGCATAGATCATGGCCAGCACCACGAAGGCGAAGGCGAGCGCCACGCCCGCGTGGCCCACGACGCCCTCCGTGTACGCGTTCACCATCGCCGCGCCGGGACCGATCAGCACCAGGAAGAAGGTCCCGATCCCCTCCGCCAGCGCGCGCCGCATCCCGCCCCGCGCCGCGCTCCCGCTCACGCGCCCCCCGCCGCGGCCGGCGCCGGCTTCCCGCCCGTCCGCAGGTACTCCGCGAAGTCGTCCGGCAGCCCGCTCGCCCGGATCCCCTGCATCGCCCGCTCCAGGTCGTACTCCACCCGCACGAGCTCCACCCGCGGCTCGTCGCCGCTCACGTCCAGCACGGCGTAGCCGGCGCGCCAGTCGCCGTCCTTGGGGCGCCCCACCGAGCCGGTGTTGACGAAGTGGATCCCGTCCACCGTGCGCCGCCACGGCCGGTGCGTGTGCCCGAAGCAGATCACGTCCCCCGCCCGCGCGCCGGCCTGCTCGGCCATCTTGAGGCAGAAGGCGTCGTCGCGGTCCTCGGTCCAGTACAGCGTGTTCAGCGTGGGCGTCCCGTGCACCAGGACCACGCGGGGCCCCGGGAGGTGCCCGCCGCGCGGCCGCAGGTCGATCCGGAAGGGGAGCGAGCCCAGGTAGCGCCGGGTTTCCGCTGACACGTGCCGCCGGGTCCAGTCGTAGCTCAGGTGCGACAGCTCCTCCTGGCGCGGATCCTCGTACTTGCAGCCGCAGTGCTTGTAGTCCGTCGCCACGGTGGAGTCGTAGTTCCCGGCGACGCCCGGGATGCCGTGCTCCCGGATCCGCGCCACGGTCTCGTCCGGCCAGGGCGCGTACCCCACCAGGTCGCCCAGGTGGAAGACGGCGTCGGCATCGCCGCGGGCGCGGAGGTCCTCCAGGACCGCCTCCAGCGCGGGGAGGTTGGCGTGGACGTCGGAGATGAGCGCGTATCGCATGGGCTGTCGAAGGGTGAGGGGGCGCCGCGTCAGGCGGGGACGGCGCAGCAGCAGATGATAGGATGGAGGGAACGGCTGGGTCAACCGTGCGCAGGACAGCAGGTGGGGTGAGCGTGTCCAACCGTGCCGGAGTGGCGCGGGGGTGGCGCGGAACGGGGAGGGGTGACGAGCCCTGCCGGGCGAGCGTCCTTGAAGGGACATGACGCCTTTGCGCCGCATTCCCGGATCCGCACTTCGATGAATTCCAGCTTTCTCCGATACGGCATCGCGAAGGCGTTGCTGGTCACGGCATCGCTCCTGCTCTCCCTGGGCGGGTGCGACGACCCTGCCGGCCCGGCCGTCGCCTCGGTCGAGGTGACCGCCCCCGCGCCCGTGGTGCCGGTGGGGAGGACGCTTCAGCTCACCGCGGCGGTCCTCGACCCGAGCGGAGGGGCCCATACCGGCAAGGTGCGCTGGTCTTCGAGCGATCCATCCGTCGCCACCGTGGATCAGGCCGGCGTCGTGGAGGGGGTGAAGCCGGGGCGGGTCAGGATCGCGGCCGCCGCGGGAGGGAAGAGCGGCGAGGTCGAGCTCACGGTCACCTCGATCGCGTCCATGACCATCCAGCCGCCCAACGACTCGCTCTTCGCGGGGAGCACATACCAGCTTGCCGTGCGGGTACTGGATGGGCGCGGGGCTCCGGTGTCTGCCCCGCCGGTGGCGTGGAGCAGCTCCGACACGCTGGTCGCCAGGATCATCCCCGCGCCGAGCGCGTCGCGCCCCGCCCTGCTCGCCGTGCTGAAGCCGGGGGAGGTCACGATCTCGGCGGAGAGCGAGGGGGTGAGGGCCACCGCCACCTTCACGGTCCACCCGGCTGATTGGCTCTACATCTCGAGCTATCCTCCCCCCGTTTCGATGGCGGTCGGCATCGGTGGTACGGCGAAGCTACATGCCTCGTTGCGGGACCGGGACTCGAACCTCATCCCGGGCCGTCCGATCCGCTGGTCCAGCTCGGACCCGGGGGTGATCTCCGTGACCGACGACGGGGTGATCCGGGGACTCGCCCGCGGGACGGCCACGATCACCGCCTCCGCAGAGGGCGCGCGCAGCGCCTCGTTGCTGGTCCATGCCGAGCGCGGCTACGCCGCTACTCGCCTCCCACTCGAGCCCACCGACCTCGGCGAGAAGGGGCAGGTAGCCGGACGCGAGTACGTGCCGGGCTCCGGATACCGGCCCGCCCTCTGGGACAACGGAAGAATCGTCTGGTCCGGGCCGTTGGCGAGCGGCGTCCACCAGGTGGTGGTGAACGACAGCGGACACGTGGCGTGGAGTCGGACCCCGCTGCCAGGCGGCCAGGCTCGGGGGTTCGTTTGGAAGGGGGCAGAGATCGTGGAGATCGCTCCGCCCGACTCTGCCGTGCACCTGTACGTCACGGGGATCAACCAGCGGGGCCAGGTGGTGGGATACTGGTCGCACGACCCGGCCCCGTCGCTCACCGGATCGACGGGGAACGCGTTCCTCTGGGAGGACGGCCGGCTCACCGACCTGGGGCGCTTCGGGGGCGAACGCGCGGTGGCGAACGGGATCAACGGCCGCGGGCAGATCCTGGTCACCGTCTGGCCACAGCCCCGCGTGCTGCTGCTGGAAAACGGGAAGCGGACGGATGTCGCGTCGGGCGAGGGGGTATCCATCAACGACCACGGGGACGTAATCGTGCAGCAGGGGGGGACTTCCCTGATCCTGCGCCACGGAGGGTCGATCGAGCTCCCCGCCGGCCACCGCTCGTCCTTCCACGCGAGCGACGTGAACGCCGGGGGCCAGGTCGTCGGGTATCACAGCTCCCTCAGCGGGCTCCAGGCCTTCGTACGGCGGGACGGCCGCCTCTACAATCCTCGCTCTCTGATCCTGGACGGCCCGGACCGCGGCCATACGCAGGCCGCAGCGATCAACGACGCGGGGCAGCTCCTCGTGCGCGCCGACGAGTGGCTCCTGCTGACGCCGGTCCCCTGAGCCGCATGCCGCGAGTGGTCTGCCTGGAGGGCCCGAGCGCCGTGGGGAAGACCTCGCTCGCGGCGGCGCTCGCCCGGGAGTGCGGCGCGGCGGTGGTGCCGGAGCTGGACGCGCGCGGGGCGCCTCCCGTCGCCTCCTCCGCGGGCTGGTTCGCCGACCGGCACGCGGAGCTCTGGCGGGCCGCGGTTGAGCAGACGCCGGACGCGCCGTTCGCCGTGCTGGACGGCGATCCCTTCAAGGGGCTCTGGTACAACTGGATCTACGCCGGGGACGGGTGGCCGGGGCCGGACGCGGTCGCGCCCGCCTATCGCTCGCACCTGGAGCGCGGCACCCTCGGCTTCCCCGACCTGTACGTGGTGCTGGGGGCCACGGAGGCCCACCTCCGGCAGCGGCGCGCGGACGACCGCACCCGCTCGCGGCGTGGCTTCGAACGGCACCTCCGGATGGTCGGCCCGCAACGGCGGTACTTCGTGGCCCTCCAGGCGGCGGCACCGGGCCGCGTCGCGTTCGTCGAGTCGGCCGACCGGGAGGCCCTCGTCGGCCGGGTGCTGAAGGCGCTGGAGCGTCTCCCGCCGGACCCGCCCGACCCCGTGCGCCTCTTCGACCGCATGGTCGAATGGGTCCGCTCGCACTCCCCGGCCGACCCCGCGGGCTGACATGCCTGGGCAAAGGTAGAACGGATCTTGCGGCCCGGACCGGCGTGTCCGTCCGGGCGGCGAGCCGTCCGTCCGTTTCCGTTCGCCGAGAGCCGCGTTCGCTTTGCCACACCCTTCCCGCGACCTTGTCGAGGCCTTCGAGCTGGTGCTGACGGAGGCGGGCATCCACCCTGCGCTCGCGTTCCTGAACGCGCGCACTTCCCACCGCTTCACCGGCATCTACCGCCTGGACCCGCCGGTCCTGCGCAACGTCCGGCTCTACGACCGGGAGAATCCCGAGCTGGAGATCGGCGCGGACGCCGCCATGCGCGAGACCTACTGCTCCATCGTGGGCGAGACGTGCGCCCCCTTCGCCACCGCCGATCCGCGGCTGGACGAGCGGCTGGCCGAG includes the following:
- a CDS encoding GAF domain-containing protein, whose translation is MPHPSRDLVEAFELVLTEAGIHPALAFLNARTSHRFTGIYRLDPPVLRNVRLYDRENPELEIGADAAMRETYCSIVGETCAPFATADPRLDERLAEHPAREATLAYCGVPLRDERGNALGTLCHFDVVPRPVDPEAPAVLEAAAPLLLHALREEGAFPSAP
- a CDS encoding metallophosphoesterase family protein, with the protein product MRYALISDVHANLPALEAVLEDLRARGDADAVFHLGDLVGYAPWPDETVARIREHGIPGVAGNYDSTVATDYKHCGCKYEDPRQEELSHLSYDWTRRHVSAETRRYLGSLPFRIDLRPRGGHLPGPRVVLVHGTPTLNTLYWTEDRDDAFCLKMAEQAGARAGDVICFGHTHRPWRRTVDGIHFVNTGSVGRPKDGDWRAGYAVLDVSGDEPRVELVRVEYDLERAMQGIRASGLPDDFAEYLRTGGKPAPAAAGGA
- a CDS encoding MIP family channel protein, with the translated sequence MSGSAARGGMRRALAEGIGTFFLVLIGPGAAMVNAYTEGVVGHAGVALAFAFVVLAMIYALGHISGAHINPAVTLAFWSVGRFPAREVVPYVLAQCAGAVAASLALGAVLGPAGMFGATLPAVGVGGSLGVEWLLSFVLMLVIMAVATDARVAPGFAGIAVGLTVGFCAMMGGPLTGASMNPARSLGPAVAGWIWAGHWIYWVAPVTGMLAAARTYEFLRPADSAATVPRGVALGVEGPIAAE
- a CDS encoding Ig-like domain-containing protein, with protein sequence MNSSFLRYGIAKALLVTASLLLSLGGCDDPAGPAVASVEVTAPAPVVPVGRTLQLTAAVLDPSGGAHTGKVRWSSSDPSVATVDQAGVVEGVKPGRVRIAAAAGGKSGEVELTVTSIASMTIQPPNDSLFAGSTYQLAVRVLDGRGAPVSAPPVAWSSSDTLVARIIPAPSASRPALLAVLKPGEVTISAESEGVRATATFTVHPADWLYISSYPPPVSMAVGIGGTAKLHASLRDRDSNLIPGRPIRWSSSDPGVISVTDDGVIRGLARGTATITASAEGARSASLLVHAERGYAATRLPLEPTDLGEKGQVAGREYVPGSGYRPALWDNGRIVWSGPLASGVHQVVVNDSGHVAWSRTPLPGGQARGFVWKGAEIVEIAPPDSAVHLYVTGINQRGQVVGYWSHDPAPSLTGSTGNAFLWEDGRLTDLGRFGGERAVANGINGRGQILVTVWPQPRVLLLENGKRTDVASGEGVSINDHGDVIVQQGGTSLILRHGGSIELPAGHRSSFHASDVNAGGQVVGYHSSLSGLQAFVRRDGRLYNPRSLILDGPDRGHTQAAAINDAGQLLVRADEWLLLTPVP